The sequence TGCAGAGAGCATGCAATCGGAAAATGAAAAGATTTTAAAGTCATTGATGAAAGACCCTGAATACCAGCAAATGATGATGGACATCTTAAAAGATCCGCAAATGGGCGAGCAAGCGCTGGAACTGATGAAGTCAAAAGAGTACCGTGAACAAATTATGGGCATCATGAACGAAGCGCTGGAAAGTCCTTATTTCGCCTCAAAAATGACTGATTTAATGAGCAAGGCAATGGAAAAGCAAACAAAAGGACAAGATCAGAATAAAGAAGGTTCGTAAAAAAAACTGCCCACCAGGTCGTAGATCGCGGCCTGCTGGGCTTTTTTCAAATTCAATCAATCGATTCAGATATTTTCTTTTTGGCTAATTCGATATTGTCTTTATCTAACTCATATAGATGTTGACAAATTTGTTCGGTTACAAAAAGCTGTGACATTTGTGTAATTAACGTACTACCTTCTTGTTCGATTTCTTTTCCTGCTGTATGAATAATCATCTCTCCGATATTCGTGATCGGCGAGTGGGAATGATTTGTGATCGCAATGGACTTTGCCTTGTTTTTCTTCGCATTTTCAAGCCAGCGAATTGTTTCTTTCGTATCTCCAGTAATGCTAAAGGCAATCGCTAAGTCGCCCTCAGAGATCAGGTGGGAGCTAATAAATTGTGTATGTTGATCCGAAAAAGCATACGCTTTATAGCCGAGGCGCATGAGTCTAATTTGCGCGCCTTGAGCTGCTAGCCCTGAAAACCCAATCCCAAATAGATAGATGGATCGGCTTTCCATTATCCAAGTGGCAGCCTTTTTGAGGACCTCATTATCAGCCAAATTCCGTGTGTCATTTAGCATTTGAATAATCTCTTCATAGGTTTCTTGGACCTCAGTACTAAAAGTGGACGGTGTTGGGTTTCGCAGTTGTTTCACCATATTCGTTTTGAATTCATGGTACCCGGAAAAACCAAGCTTTTTAAAGAAGCGAAAAACGGTCGCTTCCCCCACCCCGCATTCCCTAGCGAACTCCGTTAGTGATGGAAAAACAAAGTGATCGTAATGTTCTGTTATATATTGGGCTACCCGTTGTTCACTTTTCGTTAAGGAAGGGTAAATACTTTTGATCACTGTTAACACGTCGGTTACATTCACTCCATGCCCCCCTCATCTATCAATGAGTTTCCCGAATGTCTAGATGAATGCCGATTTCAAACATCCGCTTCCAAGGGAATGTAATCTCTAGATTGGATACTACTATATTTTTAAAACTATGTCGAATGTTTGTATCAAACGCTTCTTTCAAGAGCGTTACTATTTTTTCCCCGACCACTTCTTCTTTTCCTTTCACATCGAAATAGTTAGCTCCAATGCCCGGCAGGAATGTATCAGTGACCGATTTCCTTATAGCACCCTGGTAAAACCCATCATCCAACAGGTGATAGAGAATGTTTTTCTTTAAGTTGACCGTATGCCGATTGGTGCTCTCAAAGCCGAAAATTGCTGCTGCTATTGAAGTCCCGATCGTATTGCAGTTTGTGTTCCACGCTTTGTACGAAATAATGTGGTCTAGCAGCCTACTGTCATCTAAAAGTGCAATTAGCTCTAGATCACCCCCATTAGCAAAAGCACTATCCACGACCGCTACAGGGATGCCCTCTTGTACATATCGCTCAATCGTATGGACAAAAACCCTCAATTGACGAAAGCTATTGTACGTACTATCTTTTGCCATTTGATCGGACGATTCTTGCATGATTTTTCCAGCCGTATTCACAGCCAAAATAAAATCGGCTTGCTCTGGATTCGAGACCCAAATACAATCCGTGACAAACAAGTGTGATTTTAAACTTTCTGCCAGCGGCCTGTCTTCATATAACGGAATGATATTGGCACCCAAAGTTGAGCTAAAGAATGGATAAACTTTCATTGTTCGTTTGTTTAAATGATTAAATGCTTTTGCTACTAAAGAGGAACCGGCCTCATCAGCTCCAGGGTACACGGCCACTTTCGATTGCAGCCTCTTGCTTACAATTTGGTCATAGACTCGTTTTTGGTCCTGTGATGTATAGCCGTATTCGGCAGAATCGTCTTGTGGTATCGCTAAAAAGTCAATGACGCCGTTCTCGACTAATTCCGTAATCTTGACATTCATATTTAAGTTAAACGCTCGTCTGTCTTCATAGTCTTTAATGATGTCTTTTGGAACCTCATGTCGAATCGTTTGAAGTTCCTCTTGCTCTTTTTGAGACAAGCCGCTTCGTTCCCATTTATCGGTTAAATAGGCCTGTTTATATATACGTTCTCCGTACTGTTCATAATAATCGGGCTCCTCATCAGCGCTGTTATAACGAGGCGTTCGCATAATTAAACTAAACGCGAATATCGGTTTATTCCCAACCACTTTCCGTAATGTTCGAAAATAATTGATACGCTTCAACCCTTCATCTTCGCTTAAATGATGCAGCCGAGAGGGAAGTAGCCCTCCATAAAGCAGCATATCAGTAGATAATACAAGGGCATCCGCCGTTTTTGCTTGATCAAACACAAACTTCCATAAAGCTTCCGTGTCAGCAGGCTTCTTCTTGTCTCCCAATAGATGGATAGGCGGCATGCGTAATTGCACATCTGACCTAGTGTTGGCTAAGAACGACGGATAAGCATAATTGCATGGACGTTCATCTAACGGGATATAAACGATCGTGTACAAATGTTTCACACTCCTTTTAGGAAAACGCAAGTTACTTCGATTTTAACTGTTCAAGGATCTCTTCCATGCAGGTTTTGACACTTGTCTTCACTACGGTTGCCTTTTGTTTTACAGCTTCTGGGGCATGTTCCATCGCAAATGAATAGCCAGCGACGTCAAATAATGATAAATCGTTTTCAGAGTCGCCTATTGCAACGACTTGCTTCGAGTTGGCCTTTAGCTTTTCCATCGTTTTTTCTAGGGCAGTCCCTTTTGATACGCCGTGGGGTAAAATTTCTAATGTATGTGGACTCGTGGCGATGAAATCAACATAGCCATCGTATTTTTTAGAAAGACTTTGTTTGATTTCAGCAAAGATCCCTACATCACCAAAAATGAGGAAAATGATTGGTTGAATTTGGACGCCTACCTTTTGCTCAAGATCAGGTTCAATAATTGAGGAGTCGATAAACTCAGCTACTTCCCCTTCCTTCCGTGGGGATGGAAAATAGCGATGATTTATATCGGATACTTCAATACGAACATCCCATTCTTTAAGGTCTCTCATTAATCTTTGTGCAACGTCTGAATGGATCTCTTTTTTTAATAAAATTCGGTTCTCTTTATCTTTAATCACCGCGCCGTTTTGACTGATGCGAAACTCTCCAGCAATCCCTAGTTGATTTTCAACATAAACAATATCGTGGTCCAGCCTTCCTGTCGCAATCATGAATGAGCCGCCTGCATGATGGAATGCTTGGATGACATCTTTTGTGCCAGCCATAATGCGATTTTGTTTATCAAGTAAAGTTCCATCTAAATCACATGCTACAAGGTTTGTCATTGACATCCTCCTGAACGATCGTTTTTCGAATAAAGAACCAATAGGTTGTATCGGCCGTCGATACAACCTAACTGATTTAAAAAAGATTTAGTGACTTCTTTCCTCGTTCGCAACTTTATTCGCTGCGATAACAAAAGGAAGGTAAATGAATACGGAAATACCAATTAACAGCACCGCTAAAAGCGCAGCCCTCCAGTCACCTGCCGTTGATAAAAAAGCAGATAGTACAGGAGGTGTTGTCCAAGGAACCATGACAACGGTTTTTGATATGAACCCTAACGAAGTAGCCATGTAAGCAATATTTAAATTAACCAATGGCACAAGGATAAGGGGGATCGCTAAAATAGGGTTTAGTATAACTGGCAGTCCAAACATTAATGGTTCATTAATATTAAACAAACCTGGTGCCAGCGAAAATTTAGCAACCTCTCGATATTCTGCTCGTTTTGAGGCAATGAAAATGGCAATGATCAATCCGATCGTACATCCGCCGCCTCCAAGCATGGCGAAACTATCAATAAATGGTTTTGTAACAATATTAGGAATTTCTATATTAGTTTGAAAGGCATTGATATTTTCCTGAATCGCTGTGAGCAACGTCGGTTCTGTTATCGGCCCAAGAACGAACGTCCCGTGGATACCCATTCCCCACAGTAGATTTTGAAAGGTCATCACAACGTTAATGCCGACTAAACCTTGGAAAATGGCCTTAAGAGGCACCTGGATAACCTCTGTTACGATTTCTTGCAGTCCTAAGCCAAACATTGATTGTAGGAGAAACACCAATGTTCCAAAGAACGACAGTGTAACAAAGGCTGGAATCAACGCTTCAAATGACCTAGATACTGCAGGTGGGACACTTTCAGGTAGCGATATTCGGAATCTCTTGTTTTCTTGAAGCTTTAAAAAGAGCTCTGTTCCGAGCAACGCAGAAATGATCGCAAACAGCAAACCTGTTGCTGATGTCTCTGTCTGTGTAATCATCCCTGTTACTTGTACGGCGGCCTCGCTATTAAGAGGGGTCACTTCTAATACAGAAGGGAACATCGTCACAAGGACAGCTACAGACATGACGCCAGGAATGACCCCGTCTTTGCCGTAGCTTACCGCCAGCTTATAGGCAACAGTAAATGCAACAAATATCGAGAGAAACCCTAGCGTTCCATTATAAACTTGGGTTCCAATCCCTTTAAATTGACTTAAATCGATGACATTTTTCAAAATGCCATTGTCTGGGTCTAGCACAACATTGTTAATTAATATGAAGAATGAAGCAACAATGACTAAAGGAATTAGTAAAATAAAACCATCACGGACAGCTCCTAAATGGCGCTGATTGGCGAATTTGTTCGCAACAGGTGCCAGCCAAGTTGCGATCTTATCGGATAGTTTGTTCACCCACAATCCCCCCTTAAGCCTATTATTTAGACTGCTCAATCGTTTCTACAATATCTTGAAGCACTTTGTCTCCACGCAGCATGCCATAATCAGCTTGGTTGATCACTTTCACTGCCATGCGGCCATCAACGAACTCTTCCATTTGTTTTTGCATAAATGCGACTTGCGGTCCTAATAGCAAAAGATCATAATCATGTTTTTGAACTAACGTTTTTCCTTCAGTAATGGATACAGCCTCAATTTTCAAGTTTACCCCTTGCTTTTCGGCCTCGTTCTTGACCTTTTGTACGAGCATGCTCGTCGACATTCCAGCACTGCAGGTCACCAACACGTTATACATCATTCAACCCCTCCTATTGTTTTAACTTTTCGGCAAATGTGTGTGTAATCAGTTGCGGCCGAGTAATTGCAGACCCAACCACGACTGCATGGGCGCCTAATTCTATCGCTTTTTTAGCTTCTTCAGGTGTTTGAATGCGCCCCTCAGCTATGATCGGCAAGTTTAGTTCGCGAATCAATTGTTCGAGCAGATGAAAATCCGGCCCTGGCTGTTGTCGTGAATAAG is a genomic window of Shouchella clausii containing:
- a CDS encoding Cof-type HAD-IIB family hydrolase translates to MTNLVACDLDGTLLDKQNRIMAGTKDVIQAFHHAGGSFMIATGRLDHDIVYVENQLGIAGEFRISQNGAVIKDKENRILLKKEIHSDVAQRLMRDLKEWDVRIEVSDINHRYFPSPRKEGEVAEFIDSSIIEPDLEQKVGVQIQPIIFLIFGDVGIFAEIKQSLSKKYDGYVDFIATSPHTLEILPHGVSKGTALEKTMEKLKANSKQVVAIGDSENDLSLFDVAGYSFAMEHAPEAVKQKATVVKTSVKTCMEEILEQLKSK
- a CDS encoding DUF4127 family protein, whose translation is MYTIVYIPLDERPCNYAYPSFLANTRSDVQLRMPPIHLLGDKKKPADTEALWKFVFDQAKTADALVLSTDMLLYGGLLPSRLHHLSEDEGLKRINYFRTLRKVVGNKPIFAFSLIMRTPRYNSADEEPDYYEQYGERIYKQAYLTDKWERSGLSQKEQEELQTIRHEVPKDIIKDYEDRRAFNLNMNVKITELVENGVIDFLAIPQDDSAEYGYTSQDQKRVYDQIVSKRLQSKVAVYPGADEAGSSLVAKAFNHLNKRTMKVYPFFSSTLGANIIPLYEDRPLAESLKSHLFVTDCIWVSNPEQADFILAVNTAGKIMQESSDQMAKDSTYNSFRQLRVFVHTIERYVQEGIPVAVVDSAFANGGDLELIALLDDSRLLDHIISYKAWNTNCNTIGTSIAAAIFGFESTNRHTVNLKKNILYHLLDDGFYQGAIRKSVTDTFLPGIGANYFDVKGKEEVVGEKIVTLLKEAFDTNIRHSFKNIVVSNLEITFPWKRMFEIGIHLDIRETH
- a CDS encoding PTS sugar transporter subunit IIB translates to MMYNVLVTCSAGMSTSMLVQKVKNEAEKQGVNLKIEAVSITEGKTLVQKHDYDLLLLGPQVAFMQKQMEEFVDGRMAVKVINQADYGMLRGDKVLQDIVETIEQSK
- a CDS encoding MurR/RpiR family transcriptional regulator; amino-acid sequence: MNVTDVLTVIKSIYPSLTKSEQRVAQYITEHYDHFVFPSLTEFARECGVGEATVFRFFKKLGFSGYHEFKTNMVKQLRNPTPSTFSTEVQETYEEIIQMLNDTRNLADNEVLKKAATWIMESRSIYLFGIGFSGLAAQGAQIRLMRLGYKAYAFSDQHTQFISSHLISEGDLAIAFSITGDTKETIRWLENAKKNKAKSIAITNHSHSPITNIGEMIIHTAGKEIEQEGSTLITQMSQLFVTEQICQHLYELDKDNIELAKKKISESID
- a CDS encoding PTS sugar transporter subunit IIC; the encoded protein is MNKLSDKIATWLAPVANKFANQRHLGAVRDGFILLIPLVIVASFFILINNVVLDPDNGILKNVIDLSQFKGIGTQVYNGTLGFLSIFVAFTVAYKLAVSYGKDGVIPGVMSVAVLVTMFPSVLEVTPLNSEAAVQVTGMITQTETSATGLLFAIISALLGTELFLKLQENKRFRISLPESVPPAVSRSFEALIPAFVTLSFFGTLVFLLQSMFGLGLQEIVTEVIQVPLKAIFQGLVGINVVMTFQNLLWGMGIHGTFVLGPITEPTLLTAIQENINAFQTNIEIPNIVTKPFIDSFAMLGGGGCTIGLIIAIFIASKRAEYREVAKFSLAPGLFNINEPLMFGLPVILNPILAIPLILVPLVNLNIAYMATSLGFISKTVVMVPWTTPPVLSAFLSTAGDWRAALLAVLLIGISVFIYLPFVIAANKVANEERSH